The genomic DNA GTCCGGCGGCCACGGCGTCACTGAACGCCGAGTCCTGGGCGTACGGATCACTTTTGGCGATCTCCGCGACGTCCGCGCCGGTGACGGGCGCGAAGCCGCGCACCGGCGCGGTCCCGCTCAGCGTCACCTTCGCCCCGGGCGCCGCCCGGTAGGTGATCGGCAGCCCGGCGGTGCCCGACCGGGCCGGCACGACCGTCTCGGCGTACGTACCGGATTGGATCAGACAGGTGTCCCCGGGCTCCATGACGTCGGCGCACCGCTGGATGTGCTGGAACGCACGATCCGTACGGGTGCCCTTGTCGGAGTCCCGGCCCGAGGGAGCGACGTAATACACCTCTCCGGCCCGGGACTTGTGCGGAAGCGCGGCGGCCGGAACGGCGGCCGCCACCACGGACAGCGACGCGAGCAGGGCGGCTGCGGACCACGACCCCTTACCGGGACGTGGCCACCATTTCCTCGACACTGGACGGTCCTTTCTTCTCTGGCGGAATGCGGTCCGCCCGCTCATCCCTTCACCGCGCCCACCGTCAGACCGCTGATGATGTGGCGCTGCATGTAGATGAAGAAGATGATCACGGGCGCGATGGCGAGCAGAAGGTTGGGGAACACCTTCGTCAGGTCGGTGGAGTACTGGCTGATGCCGGCGTAGATCGCCGTCGTCACCGTGTAGTGCCCGGACGAGGGGCTGAGCAGGATCTGCGGCGAGATGAAGTCGTTCCAGATCCCGATCGAGTTGAGGATCAGAACGGTGACGACCGCCGGACGCATCAGCGGGAAGATGATGGTCCAGAAGGTCCGGTAGCGGCCCGCGCCGTCGATCGTCGCCGCATGGTCGATGTCCACCGGAATCGTGCGGATGAAGCCCACGAACAGGAAGATGCTGACCGGCAGCGTGGAGGCCACATCGTGTGCGACCAGACCGGTCACGGTGTTGGCGAGACCGATCTCGCGCAGTACGTAGATCACCGGAATGATCACGGCGGCGCCGGGGATGAACGTGCCGGCCAGGAAGTACAGCAGCACCAGCTGCGTCCGCTTCTTGAGGCTGCGGGCTATCGCGTACGCCGCCGGTCCCGCAAGCGCGATGCAGAGCACGTCCACCGTGATGACGAGGAACAGCGTGAAACCGTAACCGCCGATGACGTTGTACTGCGGATTGCTGATGGCGGCAGACATGTGCTCGAAGGTCATCCCGCTCAAGGGGATCGAGAACGGGCTGTCGAGGA from Streptomyces sp. NBC_00654 includes the following:
- a CDS encoding carbohydrate ABC transporter permease, translating into MVVVTEPKVRDRPRTAPASAPEVSRTERRESRSPLRWALLGLLFVVMIVPVYLLVVNAFKSQQDILDSPFSIPLSGMTFEHMSAAISNPQYNVIGGYGFTLFLVITVDVLCIALAGPAAYAIARSLKKRTQLVLLYFLAGTFIPGAAVIIPVIYVLREIGLANTVTGLVAHDVASTLPVSIFLFVGFIRTIPVDIDHAATIDGAGRYRTFWTIIFPLMRPAVVTVLILNSIGIWNDFISPQILLSPSSGHYTVTTAIYAGISQYSTDLTKVFPNLLLAIAPVIIFFIYMQRHIISGLTVGAVKG